In Actinomycetota bacterium, one genomic interval encodes:
- the gmd gene encoding GDP-mannose 4,6-dehydratase, which translates to MKRALITGITGQDGSYLAELLLEKGYEVYGMVRRSSSENFGRIEHIREKIKLVQADLLDQFSIISAVRESAPDEIYNLAAQSFVPTSWDQPVLTGEFTALGVTRILEAIRHVNKDIKFYQASSSEMFGKVQEVPQKETTPLYPRSPYGVAKVYGHYITVNYRESYDIFACSGILFNHESPRRGLEFVTRKVTYNAARIKLGLSDKLYMGNLDAKRDWGFAGDYVEAMWLMLQHDKPDNYVISMGETHSVQELIEIAFGHLNLNWKKYVKIDERFIRPAEVDLLIGDASKAKEILRWEPKVNFEQLVEMMVESDYKLLAGK; encoded by the coding sequence TTGAAGAGGGCATTAATAACAGGAATAACAGGCCAGGACGGTTCCTATCTGGCAGAGCTGCTTCTTGAAAAGGGATATGAAGTATATGGGATGGTAAGAAGATCTTCTTCTGAAAATTTTGGCAGGATAGAGCATATAAGAGAAAAGATAAAGCTTGTCCAGGCTGATCTGCTGGATCAGTTTTCGATTATCAGTGCAGTAAGGGAATCTGCTCCGGATGAGATATATAATCTTGCAGCACAGTCATTTGTGCCCACATCCTGGGATCAGCCTGTTCTCACAGGAGAATTTACCGCACTGGGCGTAACAAGGATTCTTGAAGCCATAAGACATGTCAATAAGGATATAAAATTTTATCAGGCTTCCAGTTCGGAAATGTTTGGAAAAGTACAGGAAGTTCCCCAGAAAGAAACCACACCTCTATATCCGAGAAGTCCGTACGGCGTTGCAAAAGTATACGGACATTATATTACCGTAAACTACAGGGAAAGCTATGATATCTTTGCATGTTCGGGTATTCTCTTTAACCATGAGTCTCCGAGAAGAGGTCTGGAATTTGTAACCAGAAAAGTTACATATAATGCAGCCAGGATAAAGCTTGGGCTTTCAGATAAATTATATATGGGAAATCTTGATGCAAAAAGAGATTGGGGATTTGCCGGAGATTATGTTGAAGCTATGTGGCTTATGCTCCAGCATGACAAACCTGATAATTATGTTATTTCCATGGGCGAGACCCATTCTGTTCAGGAGCTGATAGAGATTGCGTTTGGCCATCTTAACCTGAACTGGAAAAAATATGTAAAAATAGATGAAAGATTTATCAGGCCTGCTGAAGTTGATCTGCTTATAGGTGATGCAAGCAAAGCAAAAGAAATCCTCAGATGGGAGCCAAAAGTAAATTTTGAGCAGCTTGTAGAAATGATGGTTGAGTCTGATTATAAATTACTGGCCGGAAAATAG
- a CDS encoding bifunctional phosphoglucose/phosphomannose isomerase yields MNILDDDGKIKQLDTLNMLAIEENFADQLAEAQKIGAAADITGIRGRNFAGIAFLGMGGSGFTGDIIKSLLINRSEIPIVVIKGYSLPAYVSRDWLVISLSYSGNTEETLTATEEALKRDCEIIFISSGGSAEKIAQEKRKCIIKIPGGFQPRAASGYLMIPLLVVLNKIGLSSVTEKEIGDAVKLIDVLAKEYNRNIPFKDNPAKQLAAGIGNFLPVIYSFESELSPVAYRWKCQINENSKTPAFFNEFPELNHNETVGWERLKNITKEFVLIYFIDKEAPERINARIKITVELIKYNFADTIEIDIKGKTPIEKVLSTIFLGGIASVYLALLNGVDPTPIDKINTLKTKLAEL; encoded by the coding sequence ATGAATATTCTTGATGATGATGGGAAAATAAAACAGCTTGATACCCTGAATATGCTGGCTATAGAGGAAAATTTTGCAGACCAGCTTGCTGAGGCACAAAAAATTGGAGCTGCTGCTGATATTACCGGCATAAGAGGAAGAAATTTTGCAGGCATTGCATTTCTTGGAATGGGCGGCTCAGGTTTTACAGGCGATATAATAAAAAGTCTGTTAATAAACAGGTCAGAAATTCCGATCGTCGTAATCAAGGGTTATAGCCTGCCTGCATATGTCAGCAGAGACTGGCTTGTAATTTCTCTAAGCTATTCCGGAAATACTGAGGAAACGCTTACCGCAACAGAAGAAGCATTAAAAAGAGATTGCGAAATTATTTTTATTTCCTCAGGAGGAAGTGCTGAGAAAATTGCTCAGGAAAAAAGGAAATGTATTATAAAAATTCCCGGAGGATTTCAGCCGAGAGCTGCTTCAGGCTACCTGATGATACCTCTGCTTGTTGTATTAAACAAAATTGGTTTGTCATCAGTTACAGAAAAAGAAATAGGAGATGCCGTTAAACTAATTGATGTCCTGGCAAAAGAGTATAACAGAAACATTCCTTTTAAAGATAATCCGGCAAAACAGCTGGCAGCAGGAATCGGTAATTTTCTGCCGGTAATATATAGTTTTGAAAGCGAGTTATCGCCGGTAGCATACAGGTGGAAGTGCCAGATAAATGAGAATTCCAAAACACCGGCATTCTTTAATGAATTTCCGGAACTTAATCATAATGAAACCGTGGGATGGGAAAGATTAAAAAATATAACGAAAGAATTTGTGCTGATTTATTTTATTGATAAAGAGGCTCCGGAGAGAATAAATGCCAGAATAAAAATTACAGTAGAGCTGATAAAATATAATTTCGCAGATACAATTGAAATTGATATTAAAGGAAAAACACCTATTGAAAAAGTTCTCAGCACTATTTTTCTTGGCGGCATTGCCAGTGTTTACCTTGCCTTGCTGAACGGAGTTGATCCTACTCCCATAGATAAAATAAATACGTTAAAAACAAAACTTGCGGAACTTTAA
- a CDS encoding NAD-dependent epimerase/dehydratase family protein, with translation MKILITGINGFAGTYLANHLSKIDNSSVIAGVDISTGNFFEKFEGNKNNTELFNIDLTDENDVDKLIRDFIPDQVYHLAAQASVSNSWKEPINTFKNNVFGGVNLLESIRKYNNKCRFLSVCTAEVYGISENPSMPIKEEDRIYPTNPYAISKAALDFFSITYYLGYKIPVFVSRSFNHIGPGQSIGFVCSDFAKQIAQIEKKLRKPEIFVGNLEACRDFLDVRDVVNAYYYIMNKGKPGEVYNICSGEKIKISDILKTLISFSKEKNVAVRVDSSKLRPVDNKIMYGDNSKIKEHTGWLPGYSINETLKDILNYWRNIV, from the coding sequence TTGAAGATATTAATAACAGGTATAAATGGTTTTGCAGGAACATATCTTGCCAATCATTTATCGAAAATTGATAACTCATCCGTAATTGCCGGGGTTGATATAAGCACCGGCAATTTTTTTGAAAAATTTGAAGGAAACAAAAATAATACGGAACTTTTCAACATTGATCTTACTGATGAAAATGATGTGGATAAGCTGATCAGAGATTTTATTCCTGACCAGGTATACCATCTTGCCGCACAGGCATCTGTCAGCAATTCCTGGAAAGAACCGATAAACACTTTTAAAAATAATGTTTTCGGGGGAGTAAATCTTCTTGAAAGCATCAGAAAATATAATAATAAATGCAGGTTTCTGTCAGTCTGTACCGCAGAAGTGTATGGAATTTCTGAAAACCCTTCCATGCCCATTAAGGAGGAAGACAGAATATATCCTACTAATCCTTATGCAATAAGCAAAGCAGCTCTTGATTTTTTTTCGATTACTTATTATCTGGGCTACAAAATTCCTGTTTTTGTCAGTCGTTCCTTTAATCATATTGGCCCCGGACAATCTATCGGTTTTGTTTGTTCTGATTTTGCAAAACAGATTGCCCAGATAGAAAAAAAATTAAGAAAGCCTGAGATTTTTGTCGGCAATCTGGAAGCATGCCGGGATTTTCTTGATGTCAGAGATGTTGTAAATGCATATTATTATATTATGAATAAGGGAAAGCCGGGGGAAGTATATAATATATGTTCAGGAGAAAAAATAAAAATTTCTGATATCCTGAAAACCCTTATTTCTTTCAGCAAAGAAAAGAACGTCGCTGTCAGAGTTGACAGCTCAAAGCTGAGGCCGGTGGATAATAAAATTATGTATGGAGATAATAGCAAAATAAAGGAGCATACGGGATGGTTGCCTGGATACTCAATTAATGAAACATTAAAAGACATTTTGAATTACTGGAGGAATATTGTATGA
- a CDS encoding adenosylhomocysteinase yields the protein MDYDIKDKNLASEGKERIQWAEADMPVLRSIREEFSKKKPLEGIKISACLHVTSETANLMIALKAGGADVRLCASNPLSTQDDVAASLVSDYGILTYAIKGESNNVYYDHINSVLDAKPNITMDDGADLVSMLHSKRKDLIENIMGGTEETTTGVIRLRSMEKNNVLLYPIIAVNEAKTKHFFDNRYGTGQSTIDGILRATNVLLAGKKFVVVGYGWCGRGIAMRARGMGADVVVLEINPLKAIEARMDGFNVMKNTEAAKTGDIFLSVTGNKNVIGEPILSACKDRTIVANSGHFDAEIDLNYLKKNSKSVRTLKPMVQEYIMNDGRRIYVLAEGRLVNLGAAEGHPASVMDMSFANQALSAEYIIGLNKEGKSLEKKVYAVPEDIDKNIAKLKLNSMGIEIDKLTPEQEEYLSSWHLGT from the coding sequence ATGGATTACGATATAAAAGATAAGAACCTTGCTTCTGAAGGTAAAGAGAGAATACAGTGGGCTGAAGCTGATATGCCGGTGCTTAGAAGCATAAGAGAAGAGTTCAGCAAAAAAAAACCGCTTGAAGGGATAAAAATAAGTGCATGCCTTCATGTAACTTCTGAAACAGCAAATTTAATGATAGCTCTTAAGGCAGGAGGGGCAGATGTAAGGCTGTGTGCATCAAACCCTTTAAGCACTCAGGATGATGTGGCTGCTTCACTTGTGTCTGATTACGGGATACTGACTTATGCCATCAAGGGCGAAAGCAATAATGTCTATTATGATCACATAAACAGTGTGCTTGATGCCAAACCTAATATTACAATGGATGATGGCGCAGATCTTGTTTCAATGCTTCACAGCAAAAGAAAGGATCTTATTGAAAATATAATGGGAGGAACAGAAGAAACAACCACGGGCGTAATAAGATTGAGAAGCATGGAGAAAAATAATGTGCTGCTTTATCCGATAATTGCCGTCAATGAAGCAAAGACAAAGCATTTTTTTGATAACAGGTATGGTACAGGGCAAAGCACAATAGACGGCATCTTAAGAGCAACCAATGTCCTGCTTGCCGGAAAAAAATTTGTTGTTGTCGGTTATGGATGGTGTGGCAGAGGCATTGCAATGAGAGCCAGGGGAATGGGAGCAGATGTGGTAGTTCTTGAAATCAATCCACTGAAAGCAATAGAAGCCAGAATGGACGGCTTTAATGTTATGAAAAATACAGAAGCTGCAAAAACCGGAGACATATTTCTCTCAGTGACCGGTAATAAAAATGTAATTGGAGAACCGATATTGTCTGCCTGCAAAGACAGAACCATTGTAGCAAATTCCGGACATTTTGACGCTGAAATAGATCTGAATTATCTGAAGAAAAATTCAAAATCGGTAAGGACTCTAAAGCCTATGGTTCAGGAATATATTATGAACGACGGAAGAAGGATATATGTTCTTGCAGAAGGCAGGCTTGTAAATCTTGGAGCAGCAGAGGGACACCCTGCGAGCGTTATGGATATGAGTTTTGCCAATCAGGCGCTAAGTGCAGAATATATTATCGGTTTAAACAAAGAGGGAAAAAGTCTGGAGAAAAAAGTTTATGCCGTTCCTGAAGATATAGATAAAAATATTGCCAAACTTAAATTAAATAGTATGGGAATTGAAATAGACAAACTTACTCCTGAGCAGGAAGAATATCTTTCTTCATGGCATCTCGGTACTTAA
- a CDS encoding NDP-sugar synthase, whose protein sequence is MKAVILAGGFGTRIRPLTCLNPKPMLPLINKPFMHNFISWIKSYEIKDIILSIGYLPKVFEEYFKNGEDLGVNISYITEEEPLGTCGAVKNLEGLLENDSFMVFNGDVLSAINLNDMIKFHKDKKSDITIALTPVEDPTSYGLVPIDEDGRVEKFLEKPSWDEITTNLINAGTYIIERNLLELVPPNDNYSFERGLFPNALEIGYKIFGFVSNAYWLDLGTPSKYLQAHHDILNGRVKFDFREREIAGHIRIGENTDYHKESLLSSPLVIGNNCHVDKSAVISPLTVIGDNCSIGAGSAINGSVLFDGVKIGKNCIIKDSIISYNAIIRDKVIIENNSVVGDNAEIGNNNILKNHIKINVGTKIKDGEIFF, encoded by the coding sequence ATGAAAGCTGTTATTTTGGCCGGAGGTTTCGGAACAAGAATAAGACCGCTGACCTGTTTAAATCCCAAACCCATGCTTCCGCTTATCAACAAGCCGTTTATGCATAATTTTATTTCATGGATAAAATCATATGAAATAAAAGATATCATACTTTCAATAGGATACCTTCCTAAAGTATTTGAGGAATATTTTAAAAACGGTGAAGACCTGGGTGTAAATATAAGCTATATTACGGAAGAGGAGCCTCTCGGCACATGCGGGGCAGTGAAAAATCTTGAGGGATTGCTTGAAAATGACAGCTTTATGGTTTTTAACGGAGATGTTCTTTCAGCAATAAATCTGAATGATATGATAAAGTTTCACAAGGATAAAAAATCAGATATAACCATTGCCCTGACACCTGTTGAAGATCCGACTTCTTACGGACTGGTGCCTATAGATGAGGATGGAAGGGTGGAGAAGTTTCTTGAAAAACCAAGCTGGGACGAAATAACTACAAATCTGATTAATGCGGGCACATATATAATCGAAAGAAACCTTCTGGAGCTTGTCCCTCCGAATGATAACTATTCTTTTGAAAGAGGCCTGTTCCCCAATGCTCTTGAAATAGGGTATAAGATATTTGGGTTTGTCTCAAACGCTTACTGGCTTGATTTGGGGACGCCGTCAAAATATCTTCAGGCTCACCATGATATCCTTAACGGAAGAGTAAAATTTGATTTTCGGGAAAGGGAAATAGCCGGCCATATAAGAATCGGGGAAAATACTGATTATCATAAAGAAAGTCTGCTTTCAAGCCCTCTGGTGATAGGAAATAACTGCCATGTTGATAAATCTGCCGTAATAAGTCCTCTTACTGTCATTGGAGATAATTGCAGTATTGGCGCCGGTTCCGCAATAAATGGCAGTGTGTTGTTTGATGGTGTAAAAATAGGGAAAAACTGCATTATCAAGGATTCAATCATTTCATATAATGCCATTATCAGGGATAAAGTTATTATAGAAAACAATTCAGTTGTGGGCGATAATGCAGAAATCGGCAATAATAATATTTTAAAAAACCATATCAAAATTAATGTAGGCACAAAAATCAAAGATGGAGAAATATTCTTTTGA
- a CDS encoding phosphoglucomutase/phosphomannomutase family protein, with translation MTEKVIKFGTDGFRGIIAKDFTVEKIEYIAHGISRYLLNKKNLKNKIPRVVIGYDTRFLSDYFARSAAEIFSLNGIETLMSDTFIPTPVLSNAVLAENADLGIMITASHNPCIYNGFKIKGPFGGSATMDIVNEIEDIVNKGLSDGSFKEAINSLKKNTASGGNSYIKTGFLDKYRQQIERIIDLNIIKNIDFGFLIDPMYGAAQGLYRTFFDKYNIGNIFEIHNVINPSFGGINPEPIGDNLNEASEFVLKNNLKVGICVDGDADRIGAIGEKGNFISSHHIFAIVLDDLINNGRKNGRVVKTVTTSSIIDRMAQKNNLDIFITPVGFKYIGEEILKQDVLMGGEESGGLWTNGNIPERDGILMGLKLLEIMVKNGKTLNEILDEIYKQYGYFVYGRNDYETETEKRDNIRNRLDKDIPDIIAKEGVSEVVTIDGYKYILNDGSWLMIRPSGTEAVVRVYSESFSSERLKRLLALGRLIVKGD, from the coding sequence ATGACTGAAAAAGTAATTAAATTCGGCACCGACGGGTTCAGAGGAATTATAGCAAAAGATTTTACTGTGGAAAAAATTGAATACATTGCCCATGGCATAAGCCGGTATCTTTTAAATAAAAAAAATCTTAAAAACAAAATCCCAAGAGTGGTCATCGGATATGATACAAGATTTTTGTCGGATTATTTTGCCAGAAGCGCTGCAGAGATTTTTTCGCTTAATGGTATTGAGACGCTGATGTCTGATACCTTTATTCCTACTCCCGTACTTTCAAACGCAGTTCTTGCCGAAAACGCAGATCTCGGAATAATGATTACCGCAAGCCATAATCCGTGCATATATAATGGCTTTAAAATAAAAGGCCCTTTTGGCGGATCTGCAACCATGGATATAGTAAATGAAATAGAAGACATTGTTAATAAAGGATTATCGGACGGTTCTTTTAAGGAGGCGATAAACAGCCTTAAGAAAAATACTGCTTCCGGCGGTAACAGTTATATAAAAACCGGCTTTCTGGACAAGTACCGGCAGCAGATAGAAAGAATAATAGATTTGAATATCATAAAAAATATTGATTTCGGTTTTTTAATTGATCCGATGTATGGCGCAGCACAGGGCTTGTACAGAACTTTTTTTGACAAATACAATATCGGAAATATATTTGAGATCCATAATGTGATCAATCCTTCTTTTGGCGGCATTAATCCTGAACCTATTGGAGATAATCTGAATGAAGCATCAGAATTTGTTTTAAAGAATAATCTGAAAGTAGGAATATGTGTGGATGGAGATGCAGACAGAATAGGGGCTATAGGAGAAAAAGGCAATTTTATAAGCTCCCATCATATATTTGCAATTGTCCTGGATGATCTGATAAATAATGGCAGAAAAAACGGAAGAGTTGTAAAAACGGTTACCACGTCTTCAATAATAGACAGGATGGCGCAGAAAAATAATCTGGATATTTTTATCACGCCTGTAGGTTTTAAGTATATAGGCGAGGAGATATTAAAGCAGGATGTGCTCATGGGCGGAGAAGAAAGCGGAGGTTTGTGGACAAACGGGAATATTCCGGAAAGAGACGGAATACTGATGGGTTTGAAACTCCTGGAGATAATGGTTAAAAACGGAAAGACTCTTAATGAAATCCTGGATGAAATATATAAGCAATACGGGTATTTTGTTTACGGCCGCAATGATTATGAAACAGAAACAGAGAAAAGAGATAATATAAGAAACCGGCTTGATAAGGATATCCCGGACATAATAGCAAAAGAAGGTGTCAGTGAAGTGGTTACGATAGACGGATACAAGTATATCCTAAATGATGGAAGCTGGCTGATGATAAGGCCGAGCGGAACAGAAGCAGTTGTAAGAGTGTATTCAGAAAGTTTCAGTTCAGAAAGACTTAAGCGGCTACTTGCTCTTGGAAGACTGATAGTCAAAGGAGATTAA